tccatcactattccactcgttacactcattccatagtgataaactccctagtctccgacgtcggtaggtcactTGTCCTCCTAGCTTCGCTAGTAGTTCGCATGGTTCATTCCGCTACGCTCCATTCGTATACTCCGCATTCAACTTACCTCGATCGATTACTGCTCCGATAATATGTGTATGTCTGGCATTACCCTTGACAGTATAGTTCATAGCCCCGTGCATCTCTCGGGAATAAATGGCCATGATCTTTCCGGGTAAAGCTCTAGAGAGGTTGAGATCTACTAGGATCTTTTGACGTCCGAGTACAGCACTGCATGCTTGCAGATTCAAAATGAAAAGCGAGAGTGCCAAGTACCTCTCAACcacttttattttcattcttccaattGGTTTGTATAGACTAACAATCCAGTTGTTTCTCTCATGGACACTTTACGCAAAAAACTTCCCCCTCTAAAGGACGTTAACCCACCTGGGGAGACTTGTGGTGAGATTGCAAACACATGCATTTTGTGGATGGCGACAAATAGAGTAGATATTTCCACCCTGGCACGCCCGCATTTGTGGTTAAGTTGGATGGCTATAATCTCAATTTGTGGGCGATGTAGATGTCGTATAACAACTTGTCTAGAATGGAATGTTGTTGTAGATCTCCCATTAATGGACAATTTATGGTTACTCTAATTATGCAAAGAGTAGTCCATGATTTAATCAGAGAAATTGAGGAGCTACTGTAGTCAACCAATAACCAGTTTAATATCCAACAAAAACTCCAGCTCCATTAACTCACCATTTATGTCTTACATGAATACTTATAGTCTAGGAAAATGGTTAGGAAACCTGTAAGTGCGTATATAGACATTTGAGGCTACACATTGTGGTGGCGTAGACAGTCCACATTTATTAACCTCCATTAGACTACTATTCTCCATAATTACACATAGCTATAAATAGACCATTACTATAAACTCTATTTGGCTGTAAAAACTCGTTAGACTCGTCTAAACTCCGTACGGATGTGGTGCAGACCTGCATGCAGACGTTTTAATTATTCCTCTAGATTTCTATTTTACACAGTTCTAACATACAATATCTTCTAAAACTGTTAAACACTCGCAACAAAAAATATTAACTTGAAAAGTACGGTGATATACGGAGACGTTCATGGATTTTTTTACCACTCGGTCATTATGGCgacaagaagaggagtaACGATAGATATACGTCCAAAGGACATTTACGAAATAACGCACAAGCTTTTCAACCACAGTTTTGAGACTGAGTATCTCTCGGAGCCAGACGGTATCAGAATTGGTCTCTATGTGCAACTCTTTGAGGATTACGGAATGTACTATTATCACCTTCCTGATACCACAAAGAGGCGTTCTCCGACAGGAGATACAGGAATGGATGCCTACAGAAACGTAGAAATCGCAAAGCTCGTAAATGGAAGTCAAATTGTAAAGTTACATGAGAGGTTCCTTGAAAGATGTACAGCTGTTTCTGCGTACATTGGAAACTATAGACCGGACCGTCCCCTTTTAATTGGACTATTTTACGACTTTGGCCACGAAAGGTACTTTGTAAATCTAGGAAATGGCAACTGGAAAGAGAACCCCTCTGTGAATTCCACCAACGTAAACCAAGAAGTTGCCAGACTTGTCTTTAGCATAAATCCGATTAGCATCATGAAGGGAAGATGTAATGGGAATTTTAAGGAAAAGAATGTGGAATGTAAGTACTAGAGCGAccataggctttagccggaTGGAGTATAGAATGACCCTTAGCGACAAACGGGAGTTCTTCCGTTTAGTAGGATTCCTCATTTCCTAAGTACAGTGGCTATGTCCCTAAGAAGGAATGATGACTTTTTAGAACCAGttcatccatataaaaGCTTCAACTATGGAGAATACAAACTCAAAGCCATGAATGTAGTTTTGACCTTTCAAGAAGAGAAGGTCCAGACATTGATATTCTGCCTTTATGGATCCCATTGtagaacaagatgaataGGAAAAGGACGGAAATGTTGATGAACTTGGCCAAAGCGGACCATTACAGATGAATGAGAGGTAGAGCAAGTTTTCTGGAGGTTCATGGAGACTTATAGAGAAGACCTCTTCACACTCTcagaagaagaatctaaagGTAGTACAAGACATTGTCCGCAAAAACTGTTCCTCCTTTCAACCAACAACTAGCAGAACTTTAAcatctcattcattctttattcTTACTGTTCACTGATACATGAAGGAAGAGTTTGTGAAGAGCCAGGACCTTGACATAGACCTTCCAGATTTGGCCAGCGGAATCCATTCAGCCACAGATACCAACGGCAGTCATAATTATAGTGGAATAACCCAATAACAATAATAATGCATTTGCTCCGCTTTAAATCCCCATTTACATCACAATAGAGGGatgtctattcttcctcacatttttattctctcGAGTTTTATAGAAATAAACACATCTATTAGGTTACAAAATGAAGTTTATTTCTCTGTTTTACTTTGCATTCATAGCAAAGCTTTGCAGTACAGGTTGTTGTGGAGGTGAAAACGGCGAAGCACTTGATATCTCTAATCCCGATTCGTCCAAAGTAGATATAAGGGAGGAAACTAGCAGAGGAATAAAGTGGAAGGTCTTTAAGCCGAAGGATGGTGTAACAATTACCTCGTTCAcagaaggaagagtagaAATAGGAAAGATAAGCAGTGCGGTTAAACTTCTAAGAATCCCACTGCATTCACAAACCCCCATCATATATATAGCACATGGAGGCGCTACACCCGAAAAGTGctatgaaaaggttgatggaaaatggaaggAAACTGGTCTTAATGATTTCTTCAATAAACTAAATGGAATCAAGAATGCAGTAAAACAAAATGAAGGGCCGGTAAGTGCAGAACAAGGTGTTTCCAAGAATTTAAAGCACCAACATAACCCCGAATAGTAGCTATAACCAGAAATCATAACTATTACCACAGCATCCATATAAACGCTTTACATGAGTCAGTTGAATTCTCGGAAGGCCATCCAAAAAGAATGCAGTACAATCCACAGATTCTTTACCAACACTAGTGTCCATATTTCCATTATGGATTACAGGAGCCAAGGGGACTAGTTATCACCACTACTAGTGCTATGTATGGATCCTCTAAGTAAAATCTTGCATCCAGTATACCAAACAGTTACAGATCTCTTTGGATGCTACAGTCACACTAATGGCTCATTATGGACTCCATTACTCCTAAACAAACATCCCAGCAATTCTGACCATTACAAGCCTCAGGAATCCATCCATGGAAGTAAAGCACAGAGTTTAAGGTGCACAAAACATCTCATTAGCGCCGTATAGACCCAATATCCATATATGTGCTTCACTGTCACCTCTGTAGCCATGTAAATGAGAATTacatcctcttcttccaaatgtatggaggaagagactcATAGATGTAcctctattctcttcctcgTTCATAACTTTGTATCCAGCAAACATAGACGTGTTATAATGTGCAAAATATTCCTCCTAGCAGATGTTCTACTCATCCTTCCGTTAAGAGTAATCGCGAGGTTTCTCTAGGCTCTTTTGGAGCCAAAAGTTTTCCGGGAGCCTCAATTACTGGGCAATTTCTTTTACATTACACAACATTTCCAGCTTTACAACGGAACTTGTCAAAACTATGCCACTAAAAGTGCAATAGAGGTCCTCATTTACACTATACGTTGAACAGGTCCACACACTTTATTGCGTCACATTTCATGAAGTCTTTGAGTGACCTTTTGGCCGTAATTTCGGCTGAAAAGCGTCGTCTATGCTATGTGTTTAATCTGGACGGCCTTGGAATTTTCAAACAGCTCCAGTTTGAGGAGTTTCTGTACAGAAGAGCCACCAGCGTCTCAAAGAACTGCGCGTTTCTTCTCGTAAACAACTTGGCTAGAACCGGTAAGTTAATGCGGAGTATACTAACAGAGTGAGTATGATGCTGTCGATGGCATAAGACAGAGGCAGTTTAAGCGACTGGCAGGAGCTCTGCAGTGACCTCcgggagcctaaggaagagaaatCACCATATCTAGATCCATTTACAAAACTATACGACCGTAGGGACTCTCTAAAAGAATGAGGAGTAAGCACAGCTAATATAAAACTGGAGAATGAACCTGTCTATTCACCTTTGAATGAATGCTCAAAATTGATTGAATGGGTTGCCATCCAATGGAAGAGATGAATAGACTCAACAATTCTATACAGGCAACCGATGATGCACTTAAAGAGCCAAGAATACCGTAAACAACCTATTTAAGCACCGTAAAGCCCATATTTTGACATCATTCATACGCAAACCATtaataaagacaaagaatgagaattATAATCTCCAAAATGGGCCCATAAACTGGTATGGGTGCTGAGTATACAGGGTTGACTGGTGGTATGGACATGGCACGGATCTTCTTCTGGAGACATCCTTTTGAGCTTTACAGTCACCCATTCACTCCATTTACTCATAAAATAGTGGTAAGGGTGAGAGAAGAGACAGAATAATATTGGGATAACCTGCATGCATCTTCTTCTCTGTCCTTATCTGTCCTCTCCCCCGCCATTTATTCAGTGACATGTCTCAGTATAACCCTTTTAGGAATAAAGATAAACATGAGGATCATTGTCTTCTTTTATCTACTGAGCTTCATCAAGCTCTGCAGCGCTGGCTGGCCGTGTTGTTTGAGGGGAAGcgaggaagagaatgatgaGCCTGGTTACGGTCAAAACAGACAAGAGAGAAGTAGCGTCATGCTGGACCTTAAAAGGCCAAACAAGAAGAACATAAGTTCCGGTTATATAAAGGAAGGAGATCTTGTAACAAGGGAATACTGCTCGGTAGCCGGTCAGCTATTATCTTGTGTCGTTGAGGATGACATTAGTATTTGGGCAGCTTCTGGAGAAGAGGAGTGCATTTATGCCGAAACTCATTCTAGAGGTGACGTTACCCTTTTGGTTTTGGACTTGGTGACGGACGACATTGAGTACAAGCACatatactttgagaagattGGTGGTAGATGGGTGCAACTTGACGCTTTGGTCTTCTTTGACAAGCTCAAGGATCTGAATCCCATTCAGAGGACTGCAGTGTAGGTCATACTTGCTCGAACAAAATGGGAGCATGTGCTTTGCCTTTATTCCCATCTTTAGGATGGCTGTTGCATGCGGTTTATATGGATGTTTAAATGATCAGGAATGGGAGGTTATTGAATGCTTCAGCATCTTGGTCATGAATAAACATGCTCACTCCGCCATTGGTCCAGGGGACCTTGTTGATTATCTCCGAGAAGGGAGACTCAAATAATCGCTCACTCGCTTCTCATTTATTCTTCATATAGAAGCTCCTATATGGTAGTCTGGTCACCCGTTTTGGTCTATGGACCTCACTGTTAGGAatccttctcttccttaggctcccatagATCGTCACAGAGCTCCCATACCGGCGCATGCCCGCCTATTCGCTACGCTCATATTAACATCCATCATTCAGAAAAGTCCTCGATAATCCTCGGTCTTTCCGGAAAGCCTGGCGACTTTATCAGGGACATTCAGCTTTGTCGTAGAGAGAATGTGGAGGTGATCAAGAGATTTACCGGAGGTGGGACTGTGGTTGTAGACAAGAATATCGTAATATCATCCATAATCGCAACTcatgaatggatgaatgggtatGTGAACAGACatgccggagctggtgcATATGGAGGTGTCGCTTCATCTGCGGATCCCAAGACTCCCAACATGCCTGTGATATCCCAGTGGCTTGTTGACGCCATTTATCGCAAGAGCGGGATTTTCAACTCTAGATTTGGACTCCTGGACGGGGACTTTGTTGTAGAATCGCCTCTATCGCAATTTAAAGGTTCTGAATCGGCCAAAGTACAAGTCGAGAGTCCAGAGAACAACTCCGTGCATTACAAAGTGGGAGGGAATGCGCAGGCATGTTCTACCAGTGCATTCGTCTATCACACATCATTCCTCTGGTCAATTTCCCCAAACATTTCCAGGCTTTTGGTAAAGCCTAAACGGAGGCCAAAGTACAGAGGAGAACGGGATCACGGTGAGTTCCTCAAGAGCGTTCAACTGGGACTCTCTAACGAGTATCGAGACTCTGGAAAGTTTGCAAACGCCCTGAGGGGAATGGTTGATGACTATCGACTCGTAGAGATTGAAGGGGATTCTCggaatgaagaagaggtgACGGACAAAAATCACCCCCAACGGTTAATAATCAGAGGGAATGTTATCGATGAAGCCATAGAATCAATGGACAAACTATCGACGGTTCTTTTGGATATCTAGAGACCGTATAAACAAGACGATTGTAAAATGATAAAGCTAATGTTTTAAAACTGACCGCAGACTCTCAGACGGGAGATTAAGCTAATTGACCGGGGACTTTGGCCCAAGGGACAGCGTGAGTAACTATTAATGTATAATGTATCTGTTTGTAATAAAAATTTCACTCGAGACGAAATGTACAGTTATCAGTAGCTATAGGATTCTTGACGGTTTGGAGTAAACTCACTCTGCATGCAAGGACATGTCCATTCCATATAGGCACAAAAGCTACAAAATATGATGCAAACGAATTTAAAGGATGAGTTTACCGTTTAGACCTATCTGATGGCTGTTTACGTGCTGAAAAGTGTACCGATGGATGGGACACCATGGggatgtaaatgtgttCTCCATTCTGTCTGTTTCCTGCCAACACATAACTTAGGCAATAGTTTAAATACTTGTGGATGAATTCAGATTGTTATTGTCTTATAGGATGATCTAATGGGGACAAAGACAGTTGATATTGATATCAGTAAAAAGAATGATTCTGGAAGTGTAAAAATAGACACTGATAACAAACCTGTTACAAAGGATGGAGCAGTGCTATGTGGATACGTAAAGCGGACATATAGGGTAGATAAGGAAtataatataaagaatattaAGAAGGGAGGGACATCTCAGAATGTGTTTGCTACTTTGGGTTTGTGTTCAAGTGTTTCCGTTTTCTTCTGGAAAACAAAACTAGATAAGCCTCTCCTAATTCAACTTGGTGAAAATGGTGACTACTACAAGACTGATAATGATCATGATTGGAGCCTAGATTCATCTATAGGTTCTCACAATCTCTTGACAACACTTGATGAAAGGAACTGCAGGAAAAATAGCTTACACGTGATAGATATTGGCCAAAATAGCAGAAAAAATTCATATAACTGTCCTTATTGCGGCCCTGGAAAGATTCTACTAGACTATGACGATAgaaataatggaagatACAATTACATAGCTTATCACTATACCGCAGCCTCTGGCTTTGGAAATATTAGGAATGGTAATGACACGATATTCTCAATCCCTGAAAAAATTATTACTATTTCAGCCTACTGGTATACTAAGGAGGCTCCTACTCCTTTGCTCTTCTGTTATGGGTCAGGGGGATCTTCTGAATGGTACAGTAGATATGACGGGGATCGAATCTGGTCATCCCTCATGGGATCCCCTTTATCTACACGGATTGATCCTACTATTCTTCAGGCAACTCTTCAAGAAAATTGTATTCCAAAGGTCATAATAGATCTTTCTGAGCCAGTAAATGCGTCTTATAGTCCTACTAATAATACTCTGAAGTTCAAGGTTGAAAGTACTGAGATTTCTTCCAACTCTGGCTTATGGAAGTTCACACACACCATGAATAAAAGTGGAATATTTAAAACTAAGGAAATTGTCCACAAGAATGAGAAACTAGAGGGTGTGAAATTTTTCTACCAACTGAATAGTATCTCTGCCTATTATTACGAAGACGATCCAGCAGATAGGTCTAAGCTTCTTCTTGTTGGACTGGAAATTAGGGATGGTACTCGAACAAAGTATGAGTACTACAAACGACCAGATAATAGCGGATATTGGATAGAACTTAATCAACTAGAGGGAGATACCGAACCTCTTAAAGAAGTAAATACCAAACTTGAGATGTTAAAGAAAGAGTATTTTCCTGAACCGTTTGATGCAAGCATCATAGCTGGTGGAGTGATTGTAGGTTTGGCCTGCTTATGCCTGCTTGGCATTGCAATGTGGAAGGTAGGACCTTCAGTAAGGACTCTTTTGGCCAGTAGACAACCCCTCTTGTAGTATTACATTACGTTACAACCCCTCAATATTTATAGGCACATCTCCTACCATATAGCTCGAGTATTAACTATATAAAGCCCCGGGGACTCGTGGTTAGGAAGCTCTGTAGATACCACCATATCTTGTTGCATGCAGAACAATGGACCGATACTCATGACGCGATATTTGTCATTTTGACAGTATAAACAATCCTAGTTTTATGTCATATATTTATGTGCAGATCTGAGTAGACTGGTAGATTTAGGGGACCTGTCTCTGGAGAATCCAATGGACTCATTATAGCAACAGTTCTTGCCATACAGACTCAGAATTAAAGCAGAAAGGCTAGGATATGATATGCAACAACCATGCTTAATTTTAAAAGAGGATATGAAATCATGAAAACCACAAAATGAAGGCGAAAACTGGATAATGGGCTCGCTCCAGAGAACAAGACCAAGAAACTTGAACGATTTCCCAGCTCCTATATGGATTATTTTAGAGAGATCATAGAGCAATAGTTCATTGTAGAGTCCCATCGCTTACATTATGGAGGTTTAGGGGTCCTATAATCATACGTATGAAAACTCCCTACAGATCCGTCTAGTGTTTATCTGTAAAAGAATAGTCATTAGATGACATTCTATGGTGAATCCTCATCTAGTTTGTACTCTACATTCATCCTGGTATAATTTAGACATTTTACTGATAGGTGATTAGTGCATGTTAGATAAACACTGCATTTAGTTTACCACAATTCTTCAATGAATCGCGATTCCTTCTTGAGCTCCTCAATGTCAAAATCCGGAATTAAATTTGCCAAGATAAGCTTGACCTCGTTACCCATTCGGCGACTCCTGTATGTTAATgtaatgtgagctatggaatagcgaacaCCGTCGTTAGACGGAGtcccaaagaatgaggaaCTAagcgactgaaaggagGATTAGGGCGAACATGGTGAGTTCAAGCGACCGTAAGGTAGTCTCTATATTCACCTTTGGATGGATTAACTATCCTGTCGTTGATAAAGTTTCTCTTCTATAGGCTCACTTTGTTCGCCAatgctcactactctgtagttcgcatccctcattcttcgggactcaTTCTCCGCCTTGCTGCGGACATTGCATCAACTTACCCGCAAATTGTAATGATGCCATCGGTGGAGAGTATTCTGGTTATGTCTTCCACATTTTTACGAACGAGTTCTTGGACATAAATCTTGTCCTTTTCTCTGGAAAAGGCGTACTTTACGTTAATGGTGGATTGTTGTGCGAGTTCCTTTAGCTCGTTTGCGTAGAGGATATCATCTCTTGACCGGAACCCTAACATTATTAGCTTTTCAGAGTCATCGGTGAATGAATCCCAAAAGCCCCTAAATGGCGCAATTCCTAAATTTTTGTGTGACTTGATATAAGGGTAGAGAGTAGTTATAAATGGATTTATATGGTGATATAGCTGGACCTAGAATAGAGACCCCTAGATCATTCCACGCTAGACATTGAGACATACCTGCTCCGTTTGCGATAAGAACCATTGGTTTATTAAAGTCTTGGATTGTTGAGAATGAGGATGGTCTGATAAAGATATTGACCTTGGAATCAACCTTGAGATCGCACAGATAGTTGCTACAGATACCCTCGTAAATTCTCCTAGCTTTCAAAAACGACTTGTTAACTCCTTCAGGGAAAATCTCTAGCTTCAAGTTCGTATTATAAAATGTCTTGAGCGAGTGTAGATTcctttttattctctttacAGTCAGACGGAGAGTATCACCGCCTTTGGAAGATATCGTGTATGGTCTTGGAATCTGCTTTGGAATGAGTTGCAGAAATCCAAAGAGATGAAACGTCACGTTTGGCATGAACAAACGAATAAACTCCTCCAGACTTAGACAAAGCTCCTCCTTCATTTGCTTCATCAAACGTTTATTCGTAATCACCTTCATCAACCTTTCACACTCCCTTGGATCCCTGAGAAAACAGCAAAGCTTGGTCAAATTCTCAGCACTTGGTAAAGAAACCAAATCACAGTAAAATTCCAGGGCATCTTGAACTGTGCAAGGGACTGGGAACGGAGCAGAGAATGATGATCCGTCCCTGACGTTTCCATATCTAGGAACAAATGTGATGAGTTTGTGCATTTGCTCATCACTGATACGAGCTCCACTAGACTCTGAAACGCCGAGTTTTTCCATAAAAAAGTCAATGGTTGATTTTGGATTCGCATAGAGTATAAACGCAGTATCCGCTGTATTGAATGTGCATGCAGTCTTTGGTCGATTCTTTGCAGCGTATGACGAGTTTGAGGCAAACGATCTGTCTGTGGAAGGAGTGTCAAAGGTAAGCTCAAGTGTGTGTGTGTCCTGCTCACTCTTTGGAGTGAGGTTTTCATTGAGCAAAAGTGTAGCCTTTCTGCATTGCCACTGTTGTTTGCAGATCACGTCTGTTGCCTTTGCCTCAAAGTCTGAAGGCATATTATATGTTGTATAACGGAGTTCCAGGGGAGCAAATGATCTCCAAGTATCCCCTGGATTGATTTTTAGCTTTGTGTCAAATTTTAGTTTCGGAGGCTTTGTCTCGTAAAGGTTGGAGAGTGAGGTATAGAGAACTCCAACCCACTTTTCAAACTCGAATCTGAATCCAGCCAATTCATCTCCAAGGCCCAAATTTGAAAACTCTTGCGCTCCAAGACCCAAAAGCTTTGCTTGCAAATCGTAGGCAGCCTTGTTGTAGTAGTCGTACTCTTTGCTTCCAAAGCCAAACATTGCAAACTTAAGACCACTTAAAGACATCCTGTTGCGCTCCAAAGTCTTTAGCCACTTGCAGAATTGAATTGTGTCATCAGTAAATAGACCGTCGTAATGAGTtgaaatgaggaagatgatgacCACATTTTCATCCGTAAAGTGTTCCTTCTCAAAGTCCTGTAAATGGATATAATACGAGTGAAACGAGtatgtgagctatggaatagcgaacaCCGTCGTTAGACGGAGtcccaaagaatgagggactaagcgactgaaaggagGATTAGGGCGAACATGGTGAGTTCAAGCGACCGTAAGGTAGTCTCTATATTCACCTTTGGATGGATTAACTATCCTGTCGTTGATAAAGTTTCTCTTCTATAGGCTCACTTTGTTCGCCAatgctcactactctgtagttcgcatccctcattcttcgggactcaTTCTCCGCCTTGCTGCGGACATTCAACTCACCTCTAGGCAAATGGGATCCTTGTGTGATATATTGTCCCACTCTGCAAGTTTAGATGATAAAAGTCTGGCAAATTTCTCAGATGTTCCAGTTTGAGTTCCATAATATACACGACAAGGTAGAGGTTTTGTCGGTTTTACCACTTCCGGCACCTCTGGTTCCTCCTCTTCGGAGGGTGCTTCTTGCACATCTTCCTCCACTTTATTATCTTCTTTCCTCTGCCatccttttatttcctctgtatatatttgtatttgtGATGTTTATGCATGTATGTAGTCTAGTAGGATGCACATTGCGGTCATCGCTGAAGGAAGAATGCTCATATTTCCAGTAACCATCACCGATGTGACTAATTCTTACtattatattcatattACCAACTCCATCAGGGTATTGTCCGGACGGTTTAGAGAGATCTAGATCAACAGAAGGGGTACGAAGAGTTTCTTTAGCGGAAGTAGTAACCTCCATCCAGGAATTTAGATTTCCAGCGTTTCTTCTGAAGTATCTCTGCGGATGACTTTGATAGACAATGATGGGTGTTTCACCAGGCTTATCCCAGTAGACCTTGATAAGGTTTACACCCCTTATAGATGGAAGTCCACGTTGCCAAACAGTACCATTCTTGAAAccagagagaatgaagTAATAGTATGTCCGTAGTAGGGGGTGTCTCCGGAGGTAAGCAAATCACTGCTATAGTATACGCGGAGACTTGCTTTACAACTGGGACATTTATAACTGGTACCACCACCCTTCTCtgtaatatttataatgtgTGCCTTGTTTTTGTTACAGTTTTGATAATCAAGTTTATGCCTGAGAGTAGTGGTAGTTATACTTGCATCcttattccaagtattaCCGCTATATGTATAGTACTCATTATCTCCCTCACCAAGTTGAACGAGGAGTGGTGTAGCACAAGTGCTATCCAATGACCAGTAAAAGACTGAGACACTACCATAAACGGCTAAATCATTTGATTGGCCAGTGGTCAAACTTCCTCTGCCAATGTCTCAACTATTACCTGCGCATTATTCCCTCTATATACAAAGCTAGCAATGAAAGATAAAAGCTCAAAAGCAGACAATTCTGGTAATTAAAACAAGGCGATATCCTGGGTAGGCACCAGAACCGTTACCCTTCCTCCTTCATTTTCTCATACTTTACAAAGTATTACAACACTACAAGACTATGGAATTGcccattaaaatgtaaaatggATGGTGGTAGGAACCACTCTGCCTAGTCACCCTAACCGTCTAGTCCATTGGAGCTCTACAACGGCATCCAACCCGCAGGTTTCACTTTAGAGACTCAAAAATCGTACCATTCATCGATAACAGTCACATGTTTGCCACGAGTACACAAGTGATTATActactcttcttcatcttcaataCAACTCTGTTTATAGGCTCTCAGTACTCTAAAACTTGTATATTTTCCTCCTAGATCATTTTCTTTAATGTAACAAACTTTCAGGCCAAGAGTCTCTTCGGTTCCCCCGGAAAACCGATTCTTTTCTGATCCACGGTCCTtagactcttcttcctcctctcTTACTCGTTcatttatacattttgtGCAAAGATAACACAAATTTTGCGTAAATTCATCCACTATAGTCCTCAAAACTCACCTTTAAAGCGATAGTAGGCGTAGGTGGCAAAGGATGCCGCAAAAATCGTCCAAACCAGGGCTCCAGGGCCACTTCTTCCATTGCTCATTATAGACCCAGAAATTTCagcaaaatttttggtcCCACTATGACTTAACGGCAAGTGAACCTCCCATGGGCAGCGCTCCACCGCCGGGTGCCACACTTGGATTTCATTCTCATTCCTGCACTAATTTTCCTCAGTTTCGTGAATGTTTTATTGATGAATTGGAATGGGAGCGTATTGAGCATTTGGAGGAGAGAACAAGGGAGGAAGCTCAGCGTTCCTCAGCCGGAGGAATGATGGCTACCAACCGGAGCCTTTAGTGTAGAGCCGTAGCTTTAAATCTGAGCAGTGGTCATTCAGAGAGTAAGGTTGCTATAGAGTGGATGGAATGGGAAACGGGTAGAGCACGTACAGGTGCGGAAGAACCTTCCT
Above is a genomic segment from Theileria equi strain WA chromosome 4 map unlocalized gcontig_1105316255041, whole genome shotgun sequence containing:
- a CDS encoding signal peptide containing protein (encoded by transcript BEWA_046490A), coding for MKIKVVERYLALSLFILNLQACSAVLGRQKILVDLNLSRALPGKIMAIYSREMHGAMNYTVKGNARHTHIIGAVIDRGKLNAEYTNGA
- a CDS encoding hypothetical protein (encoded by transcript BEWA_046500A), yielding MATRRGVTIDIRPKDIYEITHKLFNHSFETEYLSEPDGIRIGLYVQLFEDYGMYYYHLPDTTKRRSPTGDTGMDAYRNVEIAKLVNGSQIVKLHERFLERCTAVSAYIGNYRPDRPLLIGLFYDFGHERYFVNLGNGNWKENPSVNSTNVNQEVARLVFSINPISIMKGRCNGNFKEKNVECKY
- a CDS encoding hypothetical protein (encoded by transcript BEWA_046530A) — encoded protein: MGTKTVDIDISKKNDSGSVKIDTDNKPVTKDGAVLCGYVKRTYRVDKEYNIKNIKKGGTSQNVFATLGLCSSVSVFFWKTKLDKPLLIQLGENGDYYKTDNDHDWSLDSSIGSHNLLTTLDERNCRKNSLHVIDIGQNSRKNSYNCPYCGPGKILLDYDDRNNGRYNYIAYHYTAASGFGNIRNGNDTIFSIPEKIITISAYWYTKEAPTPLLFCYGSGGSSEWYSRYDGDRIWSSLMGSPLSTRIDPTILQATLQENCIPKVIIDLSEPVNASYSPTNNTLKFKVESTEISSNSGLWKFTHTMNKSGIFKTKEIVHKNEKLEGVKFFYQLNSISAYYYEDDPADRSKLLLVGLEIRDGTRTKYEYYKRPDNSGYWIELNQLEGDTEPLKEVNTKLEMLKKEYFPEPFDASIIAGGVIVGLACLCLLGIAMWKVGPSVRTLLASRQPLL
- a CDS encoding signal peptide containing protein (encoded by transcript BEWA_046510A), yielding MKFISLFYFAFIAKLCSTGCCGGENGEALDISNPDSSKVDIREETSRGIKWKVFKPKDGVTITSFTEGRVEIGKISTHGGATPEKCYEKVDGKWKETGLNDFFNKLNGIKNAVKQNEGPVSAEQGVSKNLKHQHNPE
- a CDS encoding flavodoxin domain containing protein (encoded by transcript BEWA_046540A), with protein sequence MEVTTSAKETLRTPSVDLDLSKPSGQYPDGVGNMNIIVRISHIGDEEIKGWQRKEDNKVEEDVQEAPSEEEEPEVPEVVKPTKPLPCRVYYGTQTGTSEKFARLLSSKLAEWDNISHKDPICLEDFEKEHFTDENVVIIFLISTHYDGLFTDDTIQFCKWLKTLERNRMSLSGLKFAMFGFGSKEYDYYNKAAYDLQAKLLGLGAQEFSNLGLGDELAGFRFEFEKWVGVLYTSLSNLYETKPPKLKFDTKLKINPGDTWRSFAPLELRYTTYNMPSDFEAKATDVICKQQWQCRKATLLLNENLTPKSEQDTHTLELTFDTPSTDRSFASNSSYAAKNRPKTACTFNTADTAFILYANPKSTIDFFMEKLGVSESSGARISDEQMHKLITFVPRYGNVRDGSSFSAPFPVPCTVQDALEFYCDLVSLPSAENLTKLCCFLRDPRECERLMKVITNKRLMKQMKEELCLSLEEFIRLFMPNVTFHLFGFLQLIPKQIPRPYTISSKGGDTLRLTVKRIKRNLHSLKTFYNTNLKLEIFPEGVNKSFLKARRIYEGICSNYLCDLKVDSKVNIFIRPSSFSTIQDFNKPMVLIANGAGIAPFRGFWDSFTDDSEKLIMLGFRSRDDILYANELKELAQQSTINVKYAFSREKDKIYVQELVRKNVEDITRILSTDGIITICGSRRMGNEVKLILANLIPDFDIEELKKESRFIEELW
- a CDS encoding conserved hypothetical protein (encoded by transcript BEWA_046520A) — protein: MKSLSDLLAVISAEKRRLCYVFNLDGLGIFKQLQFEEFLYRRATSVSKNCAFLLVNNLARTEKSSIILGLSGKPGDFIRDIQLCRRENVEVIKRFTGGGTVVVDKNIVISSIIATHEWMNGYVNRHAGAGAYGGVASSADPKTPNMPVISQWLVDAIYRKSGIFNSRFGLLDGDFVVESPLSQFKGSESAKVQVESPENNSVHYKVGGNAQACSTSAFVYHTSFLWSISPNISRLLVKPKRRPKYRGERDHGEFLKSVQLGLSNEYRDSGKFANALRGMVDDYRLVEIEGDSRNEEEVTDKNHPQRLIIRGNVIDEAIESMDKLSTVLLDI